The Mycolicibacterium parafortuitum nucleotide sequence GCCAGGGACACCCGCAGCGCGGGCTCTGCCTGGGACAACCTGACGTCGCTCTCGGCGACCGCCAGGGCATCGGCGAGCAGCGGCGGCCCGTCGTCCTCGGTCGCGTAGGTCACCTCCGCCGCACCCGGGGAGACCATGATGGTGTCGACGGGTAGCCCGAGCACAGCGCGCGCATGCAACTCGAACTGCGACAGCCGCTGCGAGCGCAGCGTCACCAGCCCGCTGTCCTGCAGCCGCGGCCGGACGTCGGAGAAGTACACCTCGTCGCCGCGCACCAGCAGTTCCACCGCAAACACCCCGCGGCCGCCGAGCGAGTTCACGATGCGAGCCGCGATCGACTTCGCCGAATCCAACGCGGTCGGCGAAAGGCGTTGCGGCTGCCAGGATTCCAGCGATCCACCGGTGTCCTGGTGGTGGCCGATCGGTTCGCAGAACGACACCGCGGGTCCCGACGGTCCGGTGGTGCGCACCGTCAGCAGTGTGACCTCGACGTCGACGTCGACCACCGACTCGGCGATCACCCGGGCCAGGCTGAGTTTGCCGCCCGCGACCGCGCGCTCCCACGCCGGATCGACGTCCTCGGGTCGCAACAGCACCGACTCACCCTCGCCCGGGGCGGCGGCGACCGGCTTGACCACCAGCGGGAAGCCGGCGTGCTGGGCGACCGCGGCCAGCTCGGCCGCCGAACCGGCGAACCAGAACGGTGCGGTGGGCAGCCCCAGCTCGTCGGCGGCCAGCCGGCGCAGTCCCTC carries:
- the purT gene encoding formate-dependent phosphoribosylglycinamide formyltransferase is translated as MTDTEASRDGRTVVLLLGAGERTRELAAAFARLGADVVTADPPVDGDALTTLVDDEKPGYVVSDAEAVATDTLVAIAERGDVEVFPTPRSARLALDAEGLRRLAADELGLPTAPFWFAGSAAELAAVAQHAGFPLVVKPVAAAPGEGESVLLRPEDVDPAWERAVAGGKLSLARVIAESVVDVDVEVTLLTVRTTGPSGPAVSFCEPIGHHQDTGGSLESWQPQRLSPTALDSAKSIAARIVNSLGGRGVFAVELLVRGDEVYFSDVRPRLQDSGLVTLRSQRLSQFELHARAVLGLPVDTIMVSPGAAEVTYATEDDGPPLLADALAVAESDVRLSQAEPALRVSLATAPDPIVARDRARRVASALRRKG